In Stutzerimonas stutzeri, a genomic segment contains:
- a CDS encoding ABC transporter ATP-binding protein produces the protein MALITIDNVSRVFEDSQRKQVVTALENVSLSVKRNEFLCLLGPSGCGKSTLLNMIAGFDRPSSGTVTVGGQAITEPGADRGVVFQQANLMPWLPVWENVAFHLKMRGASKADRREKAQRYIEMVGLKGFENHFPSELSGGMNQRVGIARALLMNPEVILMDEPFGALDEQTKMDMHGELIRIWRESQSTIVFVTHGIDESLALGTHVAVMSARPGRIRELLPIELERPRDPTSTAFNDYKRHILALLRPETVKETA, from the coding sequence ATGGCTCTGATCACCATCGACAACGTATCGCGCGTATTCGAGGACAGCCAGCGCAAGCAGGTCGTCACGGCACTGGAGAACGTGAGCCTCTCGGTCAAGCGCAATGAGTTTCTCTGCCTGCTCGGCCCGAGTGGTTGCGGCAAGTCCACACTGCTCAACATGATCGCCGGCTTCGACAGACCGTCCTCTGGAACGGTTACGGTCGGTGGTCAGGCAATCACCGAGCCGGGTGCCGACCGCGGTGTGGTGTTCCAGCAGGCCAACCTGATGCCATGGCTGCCTGTCTGGGAAAACGTCGCCTTCCACTTGAAGATGCGCGGTGCCAGCAAGGCTGACCGCCGTGAAAAGGCCCAACGCTATATCGAGATGGTGGGCCTGAAAGGTTTCGAGAATCACTTTCCGAGCGAACTTTCCGGCGGCATGAACCAACGCGTCGGGATCGCCCGCGCGCTATTGATGAACCCGGAAGTGATCCTGATGGACGAGCCGTTCGGCGCGCTGGACGAGCAGACCAAAATGGACATGCACGGCGAGTTGATCCGCATCTGGCGTGAAAGCCAGAGCACCATCGTGTTCGTCACCCACGGTATCGATGAGTCGCTGGCGCTGGGCACTCACGTTGCCGTGATGTCCGCACGGCCCGGCCGCATCCGCGAGCTTCTGCCAATCGAACTGGAACGTCCTCGCGATCCGACCAGCACCGCATTCAACGACTACAAGCGCCATATTCTCGCGCTGCTGCGACCCGAAACGGTCAAGGAAACGGCCTAA